TCATACAGTATCAGGAAAAGCACTGGTTGTGGCTGTTTATAGAGTTGAaaagaggagaggaagcagaggagggaagctttGTTAAGGTGAACCCCCACCTgcctagaaaatgaaaaataacctcCTATGGGCAAGCCTTCGTGTCCCTGAAACAGATCTGGATCTTAAGTGATGGTTGCCAAGGGGACAGTCTAACAAATGAAAGAGATCAGCACAGTGTCTCAGGAAGAGACAAGTACCTCATAGATCTATCAGGAGGCCAGGTGGGAAAGGTGGCTGATATGAAGGCATGGAATGCCAGGTGTGGTTGACTGGGGCAGGCCGGGTAGCCAGGAGGGACATGATAGTATGGGTCAGGGGATAAAACTGCACTGTCTTGGTCTTCAACACACGGACACTCTCCACTTGGATCAAACAAGACCAGGAATTTATTCCAATTGATGGTACAAACATCCATTATCTGAAATACAGAAATTGTTATTATATAAAGATTTGGTTCTCAGGTACGTGCAAAATTTagatgtttgaaaaaaaataaagttttttttttttttaagagctaaTTTATGTTAAGAAATACAGGTAAGTGTAGGTCTTATCGCCCACATTGCGGGGAAGGGGTGAGTCTTGCATATTTAGTACCTCAATGTGTATTATTAGTAGGATGAATTTTAGCAGGTGACTCCTAAGCGCCTCTTACTCGGTCAGTACCGCCTGGTTGTGGGAAGGGCTGTCTGGGCTGGAAGAAATGAACACAGAGCCTGAGTGATTCACCGTAGACGCCCAATGGACAATGGCGTCTCACCATGACTGGATGCTGGCTGAATAAAGTTGTCGAGTTGGACACACCAAGTTTGTAGTTAAGGAAGgacaggggaaaaaaaacttGAGCACCAATGAGTATGTTTTGGGTAGAAATTAAAAGCTGTCTGGAGGCAATTTCCTCTGCGGACAAGGGACCAGCCTACTCTTGTGGAGTCCTGTCGAGGAGAATCCACCCAGCGGTGTGCAGGTGTTATTCTTGTCGATAGGCCGGCCAGATTTCTCTCCACATTCAGCTCCGGAGAGCAGCCACGCTCTCCTCCGGGGCCTCTCCTGGCTCCGCCTTCGCCTTTCTCCCAAAATCTCTCCTCCCTCGAGGCAGAAGGGATTCCCGGCGCCAGCTGCCACCTCGAGCCCCGCGGAGCAGCGGACTCCTCCCCTGGAAACTCCTCCGGGGCTGGGGGAGCTTCGGCGCATGCTCCGTACCTTGGGCAGGTTTTTGCTGCGGGTAGCAGGGCTCCTGTCACTCCGGCTGGCGGGTTGTGGCggtgccagccagggtgtgcgagTGTGTCTGCGCGCCCGCGCCCGGGCGGACCGACCCGGAGCAGCGGTACTACTCTCCCGGAGGGGCGGCTCTGCACGGGCGGGCGCCTCGCCGGCAGCCGCGGAGGGGGCTCCTCTGCAAACTTGCGGCGGTCGCCGTCCGCCCTCGCGGCTCCCGCGCCTCGCGATCGGAGGGCAGAGGCTCCCGCGCGCGTGCAGAGCGCGGTGCCCGCGGCCGGCCGCGGCGGCGGGGCCCGGCCGCGCCTTCGCCCTTGGCCCGCGCCCTGGCGAGCCTCATGCAGCCCCCGCGCTCGCGGCCGCCGCTGCCCGGCTGCCCGGCTGCCCGGGGCAGGTCCAGGACCGGAGCCGCTCTACCCAGCGCCTGAGCGCCCGAGCGCCCGAGTGCCCGAGCGCGGGCGGCGGGATGCCCCGAGTCGCCTGAGagcgcgccccgcgccccggcgGGAGCAAGAAgcgggccgagccgggcgctcccgggagCGCAGGGCGccccacgccgccgccgccgccgccgccgccgcagcacTCGCCGGCGCCCGCCTACCCGCTCGGTCCGAAGGCCCGGCTCCGTCCGTCTCGAGTGCCGGAGTGCCGCGGGGCCGCCCGCCAGCCGCTCGCCTCGGCgtcgggggcatggaggaggagAGGCGGGCTCGGAGCCGCGCCCCTGAGTCCCCGAAACTTCCGAGCGGACGCCGGtccgcgccgctgccgccgccgctgtgCCTGCCGGCCTGAGACGGGACCATGGATGAAAGGTTCAACAAGTGGCTGCTGACGCCCGTGCTCACTCTCCTCTTCGTGGTCATCATGTACCAGTACGTGTCCCCCTCCTGCACCAGCTCCTGCGCCAACTTCGGGGAGCAGCCCCGCGCGGGGGAGGCCGGCCAGCCCTCCGCCCCGGGTCCCGCCCGCCGGACGCAGGTGCCACTCGAAGATGCGGAGCGGCGTCCTCAGCTGCCCCCGCCACCTCGGGGGCCGCCCGAGGGGCTCCGGGGGGCCGTGGCGCCCGAGGACGACGACGAGGAGCCGGGGGAcccggaggaagaggagggagaggaggaggaggagggagaggaggaagaggagccggACCCTGAGGCCCCCGACAATGGCTCGCTGCCTCGGTTCGTGCCGCGCTTCAACTTCACCCTGAAGGACCTGACCCGCTTCGTGGACTTCAACATCAAAGGGCGCGACGTGATCGTGTTCCTGCACATCCAGAAGACCGGGGGCACCACGTTCGGCCGGCACCTGGTGAAGAACATCCGGCTGGAGCAGCCGTGCAGCTGTAAAGCGGGCCAGAAGAAGTGCACCTGCCACCGGCCCGGCAAGAAGGAGACCTGGCTCTTTTCCCGCTTCTCCACGGGCTGGAGCTGCGGGCTGCACGCCGACTGGACGGAGCTCACCAACTGTGTGCCGGCCATCATGGAGAAAAAAGACTTTCCCCGCAACCACAGCCACACCAGGTACCGTCCCCCTGCCCCGTCGGGCTTCCTGCCAACCTCCCCGCCCTTCCCTCCCCAATCCCGACCGCTGGCCGCCCGGCGCTGTCTGGGCGGGCTGGGCTGGTAGGTCCCCCCGGCGTCTCTCAGCGGTGGGGGCAGAGGCTTTGGGAGGGGGACAAGAAACCTCTGGGTGGTTCCTTGGTCTTGAAGTTACcccccccctccggcccccctccccatcttcaCCCTCtttgcttccctctccccctttcacctTCAAATGTGTCCCAGGCCATTTGTGTGTCTCCTTCCTCGTGCCTAGCACGGTGTGGCGTCCCTCTGAGCAATGCTTGGAAAATCTTGGAATGGCGAGGAGGCCTGAGTTAGATCCGCGGGGTAGAATCTTGTACTTAACTTATGTGAGTGGAAACccaaacccaataaaaaaaacaGAGGAGTCGGGGGTAGAGAGGCAGGGCAGGAGTTTTCCAGGCCAGGTGAGGCTGAAGAGGAGTCTAATTCCTCTATAAGTGGCTCTGAGGTGGCTGCTCGCCAGCTCAGGAAACAATCCTCTTGATGACACTTTGAAGACACATGTTCAAATTCCTGCTCCTACCTAGATAACCCTAATTCTGGAAATGGTTTTTGTTGCTGAGCAATGCCAGGATTTTGAATGCTGTTCTCAGCAAGATTTCCACTTTCCCCCAGGCCAATCCATCAACTCATtcaaaaagtatttgttaaatgccTACCGTGTGCCTGGCAATGTGCTAAATGCTAAGTggatacaaatatataataagtAAAATCCCTTCCTTTCAGGATAGAttggcctcccccctcccccctttaaaTAGTGATACTGCTGAGAATTAGGAAAGTTTGACATCTTAATAGCCAATGAAACTGCTTACATCATTAACATCCTTTGAGAGAGGCATGGGTTTAAGAATTTGGTTGAATGTTCTTTCTGCCCATTGCAATTTGAAGATTAATCTGACATGCTTGCTCAAGGGACTGAAATATTAAAAGCTTGGAACACTAGTTTATTGAAGTTTTTATCTCAAAGGTTTCAAACAATTTGGTGTAAGGAAATAGGAATTTAAAAACTCAAGCTCAATATGTTGATATCAGATAGCTTTTGCATTTGACATTATGGAAAAGCTTCATTTACTGGCAGCTACCCAGATTCTAGAATTCACCACCACTGAAGCATCTAATTCTACTTCATTTCTCCAAGAATGAGCAAAATTTCATTATGGGATTTTTTACTCTGGCAGTTTTTCAAATactttctctcctccctgctcctttccCTGTTTAATGGAAATTGGtgggaataaaaaaatagttaGACTTGGAATGAAGGCATTAGACTACCTTAGTATATTTTAtggatattttacttttaaatatttctaattgtGTAGTATTTTAGATCCTGCCCCTCTATTTTAGTTTAAGACAATTTCCCAATTAATTATTACTTCTATACTTCCTAACAAACAAAACTATTATTTCAGTGAGAGGGAATCTCTGCTGCGTTTTACCCAAAGTTGTACTTTTTGGACTTAGACCTTTATGTATTAATTCCTGAATGACCCCAAAGAGTTTGATAGTCTGATTCCCAGCTTCCATTTCACTCAAACTAGAGACTTTGATTATCACATAGAAATGTCTAATGGCCCTTCAGTAGGTATCAGCATTATTTTTTACTGATGTATGTAAGTCGTAGTGAATAGGTTTAAGATTTTGGAGGAATTAGA
The sequence above is a segment of the Eptesicus fuscus isolate TK198812 chromosome 8, DD_ASM_mEF_20220401, whole genome shotgun sequence genome. Coding sequences within it:
- the HS6ST3 gene encoding heparan-sulfate 6-O-sulfotransferase 3, giving the protein MDERFNKWLLTPVLTLLFVVIMYQYVSPSCTSSCANFGEQPRAGEAGQPSAPGPARRTQVPLEDAERRPQLPPPPRGPPEGLRGAVAPEDDDEEPGDPEEEEGEEEEEGEEEEEPDPEAPDNGSLPRFVPRFNFTLKDLTRFVDFNIKGRDVIVFLHIQKTGGTTFGRHLVKNIRLEQPCSCKAGQKKCTCHRPGKKETWLFSRFSTGWSCGLHADWTELTNCVPAIMEKKDFPRNHSHTRNFYYITMLRDPVSRYLSEWKHVQRGATWKTSLHMCDGRSPTPDELPTCYPGDDWSGVSLREFMDCTYNLANNRQVRMLADLSLVGCYNLTFMNESERNTILLQSAKNNLKNMAFFGLTEFQRKTQFLFERTFNLKFISPFTQFNITRASNVEINDGARQRIEELNFLDMQLYEYAKDLFQQRYHHTKQLEHQRDRQKRREERRLQRESRSHRWPKEEGNTEGAVTEDYNSQVVRW
- the LOC129149972 gene encoding translation initiation factor IF-2-like, whose amino-acid sequence is MTRRGTREPLEPGAESPQPPRYGRLLPARRRPLPVGGARVRYSGPGLAGAGRMRGRKLKAVWRQFPLRTRDQPTLVESCRGESTQRCAGVILVDRPARFLSTFSSGEQPRSPPGPLLAPPSPFSQNLSSLEAEGIPGASCHLEPRGAADSSPGNSSGAGGASAHAPYLGQVFAAGSRAPVTPAGGLWRCQPGCASVSARPRPGGPTRSSGTTLPEGRLCTGGRLAGSRGGGSSANLRRSPSALAAPAPRDRRAEAPARVQSAVPAAGRGGGARPRLRPWPAPWRASCSPRARGRRCPAARLPGAGPGPEPLYPAPERPSARVPERGRRDAPSRLRARPAPRREQEAGRAGRSRERRAPHAAAAAAAAAALAGARLPARSEGPAPSVSSAGVPRGRPPAARLGVGGMEEERRARSRAPESPKLPSGRRSAPLPPPLCLPA